The Eulemur rufifrons isolate Redbay chromosome 21, OSU_ERuf_1, whole genome shotgun sequence genomic interval TCCATGGCCAGGAGGCAGTGCCTCCCAGGTGTGCAGGCTGTGCGTGAGCGGACAGCCCGGCCTTTGGACTGGGGAAAGTGCCCGGCAGGGGTTGAGGGAGCAGCAGGGCACGTGCACGTGGCACTGTGAACCGGCCCCAGCCCGCGAGTGCCGGCAGCGGAGTTACCGTGTGCTGTGTTGTGAGTCACCTGGTGGCTGCAGAGCCTTTCAGACGCGGCCAGCTGAGTGCTCGAGGCTTGAGCCCTGCAGGTGATAAGGAAATGAGTCAGGGTCACATGTGCAGTTGCAGCAAGTCAGGGCTGGCAGGGTGCTGCCAAGATCGGGCTCTGTTGATCTGATTAACCATTAGGCCTTGGGGGGCCCCTGATAGACACAGGCGAGTTTCTGTCCTGCTGACCCATCGGGGCGAGTCTGTCAGTCAGGGTGTGGCCAGGGGGAAGCAGGGAGGTGTTGGCTTCCAGCTGGCTTAACAAGAGGGCCAGGGGAACCCAGAGGTCATGGCTGCCAAGGGCCCCTTTATCTCAGACTGGCTCCCCCAGGCCTGCTGCCCATCCACCACACTGGCACTTAGGAGGGTGGGTGTACAGTACggctgcctccctctcctcccagtgGCTCTGCCTGGTGGTGGCTCCTGCTGTCAGCCTGAGCCCACGACCTCCAGGCTCTGGAGTGAGTGGCGCAAGTGTGGGCACCTTGGGGTGGATACCAAGAAAGGGAGTGTTGGAGGAAGCTGAGATGTTGCTTCTCCCTGTGCCCTGGACCGTGAAGGGAGCTAGACTGTCCCTACACCCAGGCTTCTCCTGCCTCTTTCAGAACATGGCAGAGAAGTTCCTGGATGGAGAGCTTCCTCTAGACTCCTTCATTGATGTCTATCAGAGCAAACGGAAACTGGCCCACATGCGAAGAGTAAAAATCGAGAAGCTCCAGGAGATGGTGCTGAAGGGGCAGAGACTCCCGCAGGCCCCAGCCCCGCTGCCGCCCAGGGTGCCCGAGCCGGCGTCTGCTGCCCCCCTGCCCTATCCCGCCCTGGAGGCCAGCGGGCCTCCCTCCGTGGTGCCTCGGCgcatccccccgcccccgcccccggtgCCTGCAGGACGCTTGGCCACCCCGTTTACCGCCGCCATGGGCTCAGGACAGGCCGTGCCCTACCCGGGATTACAGTGTCCGCCCCTGCCCCCCCGAGTGGGCCTCCCGCCCCAGCAAGGATTCTCTGCGCAGTTTGTGTCGCCGTACCCGCCGGCTCTGCCCCAGAGACCCCCACCCCGGCTGCCTCCACACCAGCCGGGCTTCATCCTCCAGTGAGCGCCGGCGCCCCGTCCTTCCTGGGAGACGCCCTCCGCCCGCCATGCTGCGTCTGCACGCGGGGCTGTGAGGTCTGGCTGCTGTGCTGAGGGCTCTGTGCCCTGGGCCAGCGTGTCCATCTGGTTTTAGAACTGTAGGTCCGTGGGGAAGTAGAAGTAGAAGCCCAGGTTTTGTACAGTTGAGGCCATTGTGTGTGCCGGGTCCCAGCCCGGCCTCCCGTGCGTTCTGTTGGTTTGCGTTCCTGGTATGATTTCCGAGTATCGTAGTGTTGACTTGGACTCATGCGCTTGGGAAGAAACAAAGCCTCTCCCATTCCCATTTAGAATTATGGTCCTCCCATCGCAGCTTTATTTAATGAGCATGGTTAACgatctctgttttattttcaaaagacagTTCTGTGTGTCTTGGCGCACCGGCCGCTGCAGCCCTGGTAAGGGTCGGTCACTGTTGGCCGCCCAGAAAGTGCACCCGTGGCTGGGCCACGATGCGCAGCTGCGTTGTGCTCCCCGAATCTGTTTGGGGTAGGTCGTCACAGtcactcccctccccttcctggctGCTTCTCATGCCTAAAAGCCACAAGCAAAGTTTGCACTTGGCCCAGGGCCATgtccagaggctgggagaggtgcGCCCCGGTGCGAGGAGCCTGCAGAGCTGGACTTTGCACAGCGAACTGtcaccagctcctcctccccctcccacctagtGCTGGCCCCGAGGGTTTCTATGAAGAAACACTCCCCCAATATTTTTACTACCTGtgtaattttcctgttttatattCGGAAAGAAAACTCTTTTGACACTCCCAAGACCATTCagggaaattttataaaaacacattGTTTTGAGCAGATTGAAATGCAGATGAAGTGAATGCAACTTCCTTTCGTGCAGGCAATGCACGGTCACACCTGCGGGTGCCCTGCTGTGCCTTAGCTTCACCAGGTGCCAGGACTCAGATGCCTGCAAGGGGCTGGGCAGAGCCCCCGGTGCTCTGCATTCTCAGAAGGGCTTGTTCGAGTTCATTGTTTCATTGCAGGTGGAAGAAAAGTCCGGCCACTTCACACCAGGATTCTCTTAGCCAATATTCTCTTCCCCTGGCCGGCTGGTGGCTGGCCTCGGGGCGAGTGGCCCAGAGCGCAGCGGTGCTGCAGGTGTCAGGCGGGGGCGGCAGGAGGGTTTGGAGAAAGCCCACCCTTCGGGATTGAGTGGGTGTAGGGTACGCTCTGGCAACCTGCACcgcctcttcctttccttctgggaTCTGTCTCCATGTGCCACATCCCAGGTCCCAGCTGGGGGAAGCAGCACCTCACACCTGTTGACAAAAGCCTGTGTGCTCATTGGTGGAACTTCTGGCCCTACCCTCAGCTGTCACCTCTCAGGCAGCCAGGGCCTGACCTGTGACCGGCTGCCACCTAGGGTGACAGAAACAAGGCAGAGCTGAAACAGGGTCTGTCCCAGTGGCCCATGGTCTAGGCCACCAACTTTTGTCCTCAATTACTGTACACTCCTGCTTCCGGACTTGAACTCTATTgtaactggtttttttttttttaaagaaaatggagCTGCAAAGGAGGATTCACTGCCACACCAATCAGGTGGGCTTGCCATGTTCTGTGAATCTCGAGCGAGTGGTGCCACCCACCTCTAATACCTCTGCTGCCGGCCTGCTGGTGGGGATGCCTGCAGCCCGGCAGGGGCCGCGGCCACACACGCAAGCTCGGTGTTGATGTTGTGCGGGCCGCCAGGCTGGGCCTGCTGTCACTGTCCAGGGCCACGTCTGGCACTGTGGTTGTAAAGCTGTAGGaccctttttaataaatagagaaTTATTAATACTAGTCCCGTCACTTATTTACCTGGGGTTGTGGATGTTCACGATGCGTTTGGTTCTAAGAGTCATTGATGAGAGTTCCAGCGGGGAAGGTGACTGTTCttgaagttaaaaacaaaagcctcCCAAGACTGAAGGCTGTGCCTCTCCAGGGTCCCTGATGCTAACAGCAGGGCCTTCTGTCCTCTTGGATTTTTATAAGAGAATCTGTTCATAAACACCAATGACGGGCAGAAAGAAGCACATCCTCCTGTGTGTATGAAAAACCCCGTGTCTGCAGGACCGAAGCTGCAGTGCCAGAGCAGGGGGCCGAGGAGGACCTCAGGGCTTGGGCTGTTTCTGGCCTGTGTACACAGGTCACCGCCTTGTGCTGTACAACCGATGGAAACTCTGGTTAGGACCTCTGCTTGTTTCAGATGGGAAAATTTCAGTGGTTCTGACATCTTGCTTTGGGGACTTGCTGGCAGGTGTTTTAAGGGGACACAGAGGCCCCTGCCCAGAGCAAGGCTCGGTGGGGTGCTGCTTCCCTCAAGGCTGGGAGGGGCCCCTTCCAACCCTGCCTCCTGTGCCGAGCTCCACACTTGTGCCTTTGTGTGCCCACCGCCTGGAACGAGCTGTGCGCCTGTGTCCTCCCGTGCCCGCTGCCCCGGATGAGCTGTTTATCTGGGCCACAATGGCCTTGCCAAGGACTCCGGGAACACCAAGGTGGGTGCAGGCTTACCCACTGCTGTCTCTAAATAGGTGTCATTCCTGGCACATCGTAATGTCATGAGGATGTACAGGAAAAATTTGTGGTTCTCCTGTTAGGAAGAGGGACGGTTTTCTTGAgaaattaatctgccttttgtaaCAGTGTgtctcatattttctcttttcccagtgGCCGCTAGGAAGCTTTATAGCTGAATCCATCGCCCACCTCCAGTGAGGACTTGGACTGCACCGTGAGACCTGTGGTTTCTCGTCAGCTCTGCTTGTTAGGGCCTCCCCTCTGTGAGCAAAGGTACCAGGGAGGGTGGTGACTGATTCCAGGGTGAGTAGGAGGTGGAGGTGCCAAGGCCACACAAGGCTCCAGGTTTCTAGCCCAGCACTCCTGAGGTGGAGTCTCCAGTGTAAGGTTTGATCACTGAGGACTTAAAAATGCCAACTCAAATTTCCTTGGATCATTTAAGTACAGTCAGCTCATGGCAGCTTGCGCTGGTTTATATTTAGCAGAGAATCACTTGCTTTCGTGTTCTCGGCGGCTGTTGTGCCTTATGTGCGAGAACGAGGCGTGGGCTCCATCTCGGCAGCCTTACGTCAGTGACCAGCGTGTGCGGCACTTGCACGCACAGGGTCCCATCTGCCCAGCACAGGTGCCATCCAGGGTGACTTGCTCCTCTGACCTGCATTGTCCTTCTGTCCTATCAATGCTGGTGACCTGGGGGCAAGGCAGGGCTGCCCCAGCCTTCCCTCTGGCATACGCTCCTGGGGAAGTGGGTGCTGCAAGGCCAGCTGCGCTCTCAGGGACCGGGACGCTCTGCAAGTCCTCTAATAGAAAGGCTGTGTGTGGCCACGATGGTTGAGTCCAGACCAGCTAGAGTCAGGGTTCCCAGGAAGCTTAGGAATTGTCACAAATGTGTCATCTCAGACACACCGAGGGGTCAATAACCCgtgggggccctggggaggccGTGGGGTTCTTGTCTTGGGAATGGAGCTGGCCTGGGGGTGGTGGCTGACTCTGGGCCACCTGAGTGGAAGGAGGGCCCTGTGGCCCGTGAATTGCCCAGAGGTGGGGGGGGCACTTGGCAGCACTAGTGAGGTTCTCTGTGGCCCCACATGCTCTAGTGCTACCTGCAGAAGTTACGGGGTCCCCTACCCAGCACCCAGGCAGAGCCTCGTGAGGGGACCAGTGTGCCTCCCTGGAGAAATGAGCCAGGTGCAGCCCCTCTGGGGCATTGGTGACAACAGTCAAAGTGCATTTTATTGCCAACGGAACACTTCAACATGAGGACGTACTAACGAAGCTGCTATGCCCCTCCCAGACTGTGCCCCGGtatgcccagggctgggggtgggagggcagcgTGCTTGTCCAGCCTAGTGCTggctctgccctcccagcctggtccccacccctgcagccacTCCCCTCGGGCTCAGGCGACACTTTCGTTCAAGTTGGACAGTGGCAAGCAAAGCCAGACCACCCTGATGGGTTTCTGGGCTTTTTCTGGCTGAGCTGGAGGACACAGGGCAGGGCCAGCCAGGCCAGGGAAAGGGAAACCAGGAAACGGAGGGTGGCTGCAGATCCCAGCCGGAGTGGAAGCCCAGCCTGGGCCGGGCTGCTTgcaggtggcgggggggggggggggagggcacctgccacctgcctgctTTGCTCCCCAGACAGCAGCCACTCCCAGCCTCCGACCTCCTTCCGAGGGGCTGGCAGCAGGGATGCTCTAGGGCCGGCCCAAGGAGGGGGCGGCACCCCTCCAGCCCCTCATCTGCTGAGGCCATGAGGGCCCTGTGGAATCGGCGGCCACAGACAGGAGGTCTTAGCAAGGCCTGAAGGCAGGGGCCCCTCCCGTAGCCCTGTTTCCCAGTGTGCTGACTATAAACTTTGAAGAAAAGCTCTAACTCAGAATATCAAAAATGTTCCATGTATTTCCTGAAGAGTTGTGGCTCAGGCCTCCTGGGTCCCGGCTGCTCTCCCAAGCTCCTTTTGCAGATAAATAGACTCGAATCCAGAAGAACCATCCGCACGACCCAGGCCCCATGAGGCGCAGTGAGGGCCAGGGGCCTTGAGGACACTGACTCAGCTGCAGCCCCTCGGCCACTGGAGGCCCAGGCCTGTCCACCAGCCGCCCTGCTGGACCCCTGGGGGGCCTAGTAGTTCACGAGTTGAGCCTGGTAGACGCTGTCCTTTTTGTCAAGCTGCAGGGGTCAAAGGTAGGTGACTCAGTGGATGTGGCCGAGGGCATGAGGCATAGCCTGGGCCACCACCCCATGGCACCCCCCCATCCCAGTGGTAATGCCTGGCACCTGGTGTTCCTGTCTGGGGACCACGCTGGGCTTCTGGGCCAGGGGTGGCTTCTTGGTGGTCACACTCCGAGGGGCGGCGCTGGGCTGCCCAGGCTCCTCGCTGGGTGTTGCCCCCGCCCCGGCCAGTGCGTAGTGCCGCTTCCGCAGCTCCCCAAGCCGCATGCGCTCGGCCTCCAGTGTCGTCTCTAGCTCTAGGACGCGCACCTGCAGCCCGGATGCCCCATCAGCACGGCCCACCTCCCCAAGGAGGACACCACCACCCGGGGCTCAGCCCAACACGGACGAGCTCCGCAGCCACGGGCGCCTACCTGAGTCTCCATCTCCTGCTTCTTGAGCTTGATGAGGGACAGGCCAGAGAAGTCCATGGCGTCTGTGGCCAGAGGGCACAGGGTAAGTGTCTGGGCACCACTGCCGCCCCTCCCTGGGAGCTGGCAGTGCCCTCAGACACCCGGGCACTCGCCTCTGTCTTCGATCTGCTCCTGGCCCGACTTGGTCGAGGCCACCACGGCAGCAGCCCTCTCGTTGACGGTGCGGGAGCATTCCTGCAGGCGGCTCAGGTGGGGGCTGTGCTTGTCGGCCTTTACCTGGGGGGATTGTCAGGGTGGGCCCCGGGCTTGTGAGCCACAGCCAGCAGTTAGGGACCCCCAGGCCCAGCGTGGAGCCCGGGTTGGCAGGTGCCAGCACACAGCCTTACCTTGGAGGCCGCCACCAGCTGGGCAGTGCTGGCCGCGATCTCGTGGGAGCAGACAATGAGCTCTTCGTACTTGCCCATGTGAAGCACCACCCTGTCAGCCGACTCCCTGGGGGGTGAGGCCGGTCAGGGGCAGGGTCTCCGACCCCATGGGCGGTGGGGCCACGCCCAGACCCTTAGCACCGCATGCCCTGCTGCCCCCCTATTGGCAGGAAGCagacccctgcccaccccccacctgggGTGACAtacaccagctgtgtggctcccCAGCCCACCGCCTTGGAGGCTGAGATGAGGCCTTCTGTCCAGCGTGAGTTCTTGGCGTAGAATTCCTGCTGCGTGGCTGCCCCCTAGTGGACACAGGCAGGATGGGCCAGTCAAGGACATCACGGGGGGAAAGGGTCCCTGCAGGCCCTTTTCCCCTCACCCCGGCCACAGGGCACATCCTTGCGTTAGGGGATGGGGGTGTCTCATCAACTACACACTTTAGGGGCCTCGTGCCCCTTTCAGGAATCTGCCCTTTGCTGGCTCAGCTATGTGGCCTGCCTGGGGCGTGGCTGTCAGACCACCGCTCACCCTGCCGCTCTCCACGATTTCCTTCTGCAGGCTGGTGGACGTCATCACCAGCAGCCGGATCGCCTGCCAGGACCAAGATGTTTGTCACTCTCGGCAGCCctccaggtggagcccgacctgGGGCCACACCCCCCACTCACCTTCATCAAGTCCGTGCAGGAGTTAAGGATCctgtggggagagaaggggagagaccagCTGTTCCTCTGACGCAGGGCCCGTGACAGCACAGCAGGGCCCCCGCGGGCGAGGAAGGGCGTGTCTGCTCACTCCCAGGCCTTCCTCTGGGGCAGCAGTCAGGACCGCACTCCCTGAACAGGGGAGGGCCATGGGGAACCCACCCTGCTGTGGGCCAGAGAGCAGAAGGTGGCTCACCTCTCGTTCACTTCCAGCTTCACCCCCGAGCTGGCGTGGCGGGCCTGGTTCATCATGTCCTACAGCCAACGACAGAGCTGAGTGTGGGAGGGCGAGGTGGGAAGaaggccccccctcccccagcctgtggTCCTGGGGATCAGATCAAGGCAGGAGAGCCCGAGGTACCCTCCTACTCTCCCGGCTCTGACCACA includes:
- the VPS37B gene encoding vacuolar protein sorting-associated protein 37B isoform X1 codes for the protein MCVLGVRRHSDAERKLGLPCWHHIQTAALGADVVMLAPGHSFCAVVPLWILRPLLRALSRCDCPVAFPVEMTFSDRNGKVSGWVSSAGTVWMPLTALCLSLLPDKQSSSASLETLLALLQAEGAKIEEDTENMAEKFLDGELPLDSFIDVYQSKRKLAHMRRVKIEKLQEMVLKGQRLPQAPAPLPPRVPEPASAAPLPYPALEASGPPSVVPRRIPPPPPPVPAGRLATPFTAAMGSGQAVPYPGLQCPPLPPRVGLPPQQGFSAQFVSPYPPALPQRPPPRLPPHQPGFILQ
- the VPS37B gene encoding vacuolar protein sorting-associated protein 37B isoform X2, producing MAVAGSEARFAGLSLVQLNELLEDEGQLTEMVQKMEETQNIQLNKDMTLASNRSLAEGNLLYQPQLDTLKARLTQKYQELQVLFEAYQIKKTKLDKQSSSASLETLLALLQAEGAKIEEDTENMAEKFLDGELPLDSFIDVYQSKRKLAHMRRVKIEKLQEMVLKGQRLPQAPAPLPPRVPEPASAAPLPYPALEASGPPSVVPRRIPPPPPPVPAGRLATPFTAAMGSGQAVPYPGLQCPPLPPRVGLPPQQGFSAQFVSPYPPALPQRPPPRLPPHQPGFILQ